The Methylomagnum ishizawai genome has a window encoding:
- the ispC gene encoding 1-deoxy-D-xylulose-5-phosphate reductoisomerase codes for MKGICVLGSTGSIGVSTLDVVGRHPGSYRVVALTANHNVERLLEQCLRFEPDYAVMIDERPAAELRERLARAGQNSTQVLSGKKALEDVAVLPEVDSVMAAIVGAAGLPPTLAAAKAGKTVLLANKEALVMSGPLFMAEVVKSGADLLPIDSEHNAIFQCMPAHYHAGRPAPEVRRILLTASGGPFLRKPLEELHGVTPEQAVAHPNWVMGRKISVDSATMMNKGLEVIEACLLFGMPPEKVQVVVHRQSVIHSMVDYVDGTVLAQMGNPDMRIPIAHALAWPGRFDSGAEPLDLFGVRQLDFEPPDFERFPCLRLAYEAVRGGGTEPAILNAANEIAVASFLEGSIRFPAIPDTIAYCMDTLPAGAADSIEAVLEADGAARAAAHDYIARL; via the coding sequence ATGAAAGGCATCTGCGTACTCGGTTCGACCGGCTCCATCGGCGTCAGCACCCTCGACGTGGTCGGGCGGCATCCCGGCAGCTACCGGGTGGTGGCGCTCACCGCCAACCACAATGTGGAACGCTTGTTGGAGCAATGCCTGCGTTTCGAGCCGGATTACGCGGTGATGATCGACGAGCGGCCCGCCGCCGAATTGCGCGAGCGGCTGGCCAGGGCCGGGCAGAACAGCACCCAGGTGTTGAGCGGCAAAAAAGCCCTGGAAGACGTGGCGGTCTTGCCCGAGGTCGATTCGGTGATGGCCGCCATCGTCGGGGCCGCCGGTTTGCCGCCGACCCTGGCCGCCGCCAAGGCGGGCAAGACCGTGTTGCTGGCGAACAAAGAGGCGCTGGTGATGTCCGGTCCCTTGTTCATGGCCGAGGTGGTCAAATCGGGCGCGGACCTGTTGCCCATCGACAGCGAGCATAACGCCATCTTCCAGTGCATGCCCGCCCATTACCACGCCGGCCGCCCGGCCCCCGAGGTGCGGCGCATCCTCCTGACCGCCTCGGGCGGGCCGTTCCTGCGCAAGCCTTTGGAAGAACTCCATGGAGTCACCCCGGAACAGGCGGTCGCCCATCCCAATTGGGTGATGGGCCGCAAGATTTCGGTGGATTCCGCTACCATGATGAACAAGGGCTTGGAAGTGATCGAAGCCTGCCTGTTGTTCGGGATGCCGCCCGAGAAGGTGCAGGTGGTGGTGCATCGCCAGAGCGTGATCCACTCCATGGTCGATTATGTGGACGGCACGGTGTTGGCGCAGATGGGCAATCCCGATATGCGCATCCCCATCGCCCACGCCCTGGCCTGGCCGGGGCGTTTCGATTCGGGGGCCGAACCTTTGGATTTGTTCGGGGTCAGACAGCTTGATTTCGAACCGCCGGATTTCGAGCGCTTCCCCTGTTTGCGGCTGGCCTACGAGGCCGTGCGCGGTGGTGGCACCGAACCGGCCATCCTCAACGCCGCCAACGAGATCGCCGTTGCTTCCTTCCTGGAGGGAAGCATCCGCTTCCCGGCCATCCCCGACACCATCGCGTATTGCATGGACACCCTCCCGGCGGGCGCGGCGGACTCCATCGAGGCCGTCCTGGAAGCGGATGGCGCGGCCCGCGCGGCGGCCCACGATTACATAGCCCGGCTGTAG
- a CDS encoding phosphatidate cytidylyltransferase, whose product MLKNRILTALALTPLAVLAILYLPPDGFAVFWGSFMLVSAWEWAGLAGLPSNAHRIGYSLVVLAFMVILRLTAADWAPIELPGWFYWPVVAWWFVCGMAFRKIPERLLQIEYPLGLKLGLGIFILLTAWASLTWLRVNFSQYQVLYVSALIWVADIGAYFVGKRWGNTKLCEAISPGKTVEGVYGALLATVPFAVAVGFWSDLSSVTLTDFVALSLATVIVSVIGDLFESLVKRIRGVKDSSNILPGHGGVLDRVDSLIAATSVFYAGSMMLNIFIQPPDSNVVLESPIHIEQEVPSQSEEGEGPAERPVPMDQGGFESPGPEAAEPPATESAPEQPPAPAKPAESTHP is encoded by the coding sequence ATGCTCAAGAATCGCATCCTCACGGCCTTGGCATTGACCCCCTTGGCGGTCCTGGCCATTTTGTACCTGCCCCCGGACGGCTTCGCCGTGTTCTGGGGAAGCTTCATGTTGGTTTCGGCCTGGGAATGGGCCGGTTTGGCCGGGCTGCCCAGTAATGCCCACCGCATCGGCTACAGTCTCGTGGTGCTGGCCTTCATGGTGATATTGCGCCTGACCGCCGCCGATTGGGCGCCCATCGAACTGCCGGGTTGGTTCTACTGGCCGGTGGTGGCCTGGTGGTTCGTGTGCGGCATGGCTTTCCGCAAGATTCCCGAACGGCTGCTCCAGATCGAATATCCCCTGGGCCTCAAACTGGGCCTGGGCATTTTCATCCTGCTGACGGCCTGGGCCTCGCTGACCTGGCTGCGGGTCAATTTCAGCCAATATCAAGTGCTGTACGTGTCGGCCCTGATCTGGGTCGCCGATATCGGTGCTTACTTCGTCGGCAAGCGCTGGGGCAACACCAAGCTATGCGAGGCCATCAGCCCCGGCAAGACCGTGGAGGGCGTCTATGGCGCTTTGCTGGCGACGGTGCCGTTCGCGGTGGCGGTGGGTTTCTGGAGCGATTTGTCCAGCGTGACCCTGACCGATTTCGTGGCCTTGTCCTTGGCCACGGTGATCGTGTCGGTGATCGGCGATTTGTTCGAGAGCCTGGTCAAGCGCATCCGTGGCGTGAAGGACAGCAGCAACATCCTCCCCGGCCATGGCGGCGTGCTGGACCGGGTCGATAGCCTGATCGCGGCGACCTCGGTGTTCTACGCCGGCTCGATGATGCTCAACATCTTCATCCAGCCTCCCGACAGCAATGTCGTGTTGGAATCGCCCATCCACATCGAGCAGGAAGTCCCCAGCCAATCCGAAGAAGGCGAAGGTCCGGCCGAACGGCCCGTGCCCATGGACCAAGGCGGTTTCGAGTCGCCCGGCCCGGAAGCCGCCGAACCGCCCGCCACCGAATCCGCGCCGGAACAGCCCCCGGCCCCGGCCAAACCCGCCGAATCCACCCATCCCTAG
- the uppS gene encoding polyprenyl diphosphate synthase, whose protein sequence is MDVSAVPSIDNRLPRHVAIIMDGNGRWAKQRFLPRTAGHRAGVGAVRKTVEYCLAKGIGALTLFAFSSENWRRPVQEVSLLMELFIATLERETQKLHESGVRLRVIGEREAFAPVLQDKIAASEALTQGNRRLDLNIAANYGGRWDIVQAARRMAEAVGRGEMRAAEIGEAAFASHLALAELPEPDLFIRTGGERRISNFLLWQLAYTELYFTPVLWPDFDEKVLDLALEDYAGRQRRFGYTGEQVEQFSQA, encoded by the coding sequence ATGGATGTGTCCGCCGTTCCAAGCATTGACAACCGGCTGCCCCGGCATGTGGCGATCATCATGGATGGTAATGGCCGCTGGGCCAAACAACGTTTCCTGCCCCGCACCGCCGGCCACCGCGCCGGGGTCGGGGCCGTCCGCAAGACCGTGGAATATTGCTTGGCCAAGGGCATCGGGGCGCTGACCCTGTTCGCCTTCAGCAGCGAGAATTGGCGGCGTCCGGTCCAGGAAGTGTCGCTGTTGATGGAACTGTTCATCGCGACCTTGGAGCGCGAAACCCAGAAGCTCCACGAAAGCGGCGTCCGGTTGCGGGTGATCGGCGAGCGCGAGGCTTTCGCCCCGGTCTTGCAGGACAAGATCGCCGCCTCCGAAGCGCTGACCCAGGGCAACCGGCGCCTGGACCTCAACATCGCCGCCAATTACGGCGGACGCTGGGACATCGTCCAGGCCGCCCGCCGGATGGCGGAAGCGGTCGGGCGCGGCGAGATGCGGGCGGCGGAGATCGGCGAGGCCGCGTTCGCCTCCCATCTGGCCTTGGCGGAATTGCCGGAGCCCGATCTGTTCATCCGCACCGGCGGCGAGCGGCGCATCAGCAATTTCCTGCTCTGGCAATTGGCCTACACCGAACTGTATTTCACCCCGGTGCTGTGGCCGGATTTCGACGAGAAAGTCCTCGACCTCGCCTTGGAAGATTACGCCGGGCGCCAGCGCCGTTTCGGCTATACCGGCGAGCAGGTCGAGCAGTTCTCCCAGGCTTGA
- the frr gene encoding ribosome recycling factor, translating into MIEDIQKRAAERMGKSIEALKHELAKIRTGRAHPSLLDHITVSYYGNDVPLSQTANITAEDARTLTVTPWERTMVQAIEKAILSSDLGLNPSSMGTVIRVPMPPLTEQRRKDLVKVVRHEAENARVAIRNIRRDANNELKAALKDKQISEDQERRSQDQIQKLTDQYIKDAEKVLQEKETDLMSM; encoded by the coding sequence ATGATCGAAGACATCCAAAAACGCGCCGCCGAGCGCATGGGCAAGAGCATCGAAGCGCTCAAACACGAATTGGCGAAAATCAGGACGGGCCGCGCCCATCCCAGCCTGCTCGACCATATCACGGTCTCCTATTACGGCAACGACGTGCCGCTGAGCCAGACCGCCAATATCACCGCCGAGGACGCCCGCACCCTGACCGTGACCCCCTGGGAGCGGACCATGGTACAGGCCATCGAGAAGGCCATCCTTTCCTCCGATCTGGGGCTGAACCCGTCCAGCATGGGTACCGTGATCCGCGTGCCCATGCCGCCCTTGACCGAACAGCGCCGCAAGGATTTGGTGAAGGTGGTGCGCCACGAGGCCGAGAACGCCCGCGTCGCCATCCGCAACATCCGCCGCGACGCCAACAACGAACTCAAGGCCGCGCTCAAGGACAAGCAAATCTCCGAGGACCAGGAGCGCCGCAGCCAGGACCAAATCCAGAAGCTGACCGACCAGTACATCAAGGACGCGGAAAAAGTGCTGCAAGAGAAGGAAACCGATTTGATGTCCATGTGA
- the pyrH gene encoding UMP kinase: protein MSEPKYKRILLKLSGEALMGSQGGGIDSQTLRRLAREVVDLCEFGVEVGLVIGGGNFVRGAETASEALDRVTGDHMGMLATVLNALAMQDAVEHLGRPVRVMSALKINQVCEDYIRRRAIRHLEKGRVAIFAAGTGNPFFTTDSAASLRAIEINADLLIKATKVDGVYSADPIKHPGAQFYPRLTYDQALDQRLNVMDATALVLCRDHRMPLRVMNIFEPGAVMRLMQGEEIGSLIETGEPT, encoded by the coding sequence ATGAGCGAGCCAAAATACAAGCGCATCTTGCTCAAGCTGAGCGGGGAAGCGCTGATGGGAAGCCAGGGTGGCGGCATCGACTCCCAGACCCTCCGCCGACTGGCGCGGGAGGTGGTCGATCTGTGCGAGTTCGGCGTGGAGGTCGGGCTGGTGATCGGTGGCGGTAATTTCGTGCGCGGCGCGGAAACGGCCTCCGAAGCTTTGGACCGCGTGACCGGCGACCATATGGGGATGCTGGCCACCGTGCTGAACGCCCTGGCGATGCAGGACGCGGTGGAGCATTTGGGGCGGCCCGTCCGGGTCATGTCCGCCCTCAAGATCAACCAGGTCTGCGAGGACTACATCCGCCGCCGGGCCATCCGGCACCTTGAAAAAGGCCGGGTGGCGATCTTCGCGGCGGGCACCGGCAATCCCTTCTTCACCACCGATTCGGCGGCCAGCCTCCGCGCCATCGAAATCAACGCCGACCTGCTCATCAAGGCCACCAAGGTCGATGGCGTCTATTCCGCCGATCCCATCAAGCATCCCGGCGCCCAATTTTATCCCCGGCTGACCTACGACCAAGCGCTGGACCAGCGCTTGAACGTGATGGACGCCACCGCCCTGGTGTTATGCCGCGACCACCGGATGCCGCTGCGGGTGATGAACATCTTCGAACCCGGCGCGGTGATGCGGCTGATGCAGGGCGAAGAAATCGGCTCCTTGATTGAAACGGGTGAACCCACATGA
- the tsf gene encoding translation elongation factor Ts, which yields MANITAAMVKELRERTGSGMMECKKALTEADGDMEAAIEAMRKSGLAKADKKSGRTAAEGCICVKLGADQKSAAIVEVNCETDFVAKGDDFIAFANNIAQCALDSSATTSEELLAVAIPATGVSIDDTRRELVAKIGENLAFRRFERYVSDNGIVVSYLHGTRIGVLVELVGGTVELGRDIAMHIAASKPLSLDESGIPAETIAKEREIAKAQAEAEGKPANIIEKMVEGRVRKFLGEVTLLGQPFVKDDKQSVGKLLADNKASVVRYVRFEVGEGIEKVESDFAAEVMAQAGLA from the coding sequence ATGGCCAATATCACTGCCGCAATGGTTAAGGAACTCCGCGAGCGCACCGGCTCCGGGATGATGGAATGCAAAAAAGCCCTGACGGAAGCCGACGGCGATATGGAAGCCGCCATCGAAGCGATGCGCAAATCCGGGCTCGCCAAGGCGGACAAGAAATCCGGCCGCACCGCGGCGGAAGGCTGCATCTGCGTCAAGCTGGGCGCGGACCAAAAGAGCGCCGCCATCGTCGAAGTCAACTGCGAAACCGACTTCGTCGCCAAGGGCGATGATTTCATCGCCTTCGCCAACAACATCGCCCAGTGCGCCCTGGATTCTTCCGCCACCACGTCGGAAGAACTGCTGGCCGTGGCGATTCCCGCCACCGGCGTCAGCATCGACGACACCCGCCGCGAACTGGTCGCCAAGATCGGCGAGAACCTGGCCTTCCGCCGCTTCGAGCGCTATGTCTCCGACAATGGCATCGTGGTCAGCTACCTGCACGGCACCCGCATCGGCGTCCTGGTCGAGCTGGTCGGCGGCACGGTGGAACTGGGCCGCGACATCGCCATGCACATCGCCGCCAGCAAGCCGCTGAGCCTAGACGAATCCGGCATCCCCGCCGAAACCATCGCCAAGGAGCGCGAAATCGCCAAGGCCCAGGCCGAGGCCGAAGGCAAGCCCGCCAACATCATCGAGAAGATGGTCGAGGGCCGGGTCCGCAAGTTCCTGGGCGAAGTGACCCTGTTGGGCCAGCCTTTCGTCAAGGACGACAAGCAGAGCGTGGGCAAGCTGCTGGCCGACAACAAGGCCAGCGTGGTCCGCTACGTCCGCTTCGAGGTCGGCGAGGGCATCGAGAAGGTCGAAAGCGATTTCGCCGCCGAAGTGATGGCCCAGGCCGGCCTGGCTTAA
- the rpsB gene encoding 30S ribosomal protein S2, whose translation MSNVTMRQMLEAGVHFGHQTRYWNPKMAPYIFGARSNIHIINLEKTLPLFNDAMRYLEQVAANRGKILFVGTKRTTRKVVEEEASRCAMPYVNARWLGGMLTNFKTIKQSVSRMKDLEAMRDDGRLQRFSKKEGLGMMRELEKLVHNLGGIRDMDRLPEVLFVLDVGYEKNAIAEAQKLGIPVVGVVDTNNSPLGIDYIIPGNDDSIRAVQLYVQAAATAILQGKVNTPDIGTEDEFVEMAAESETRVEAEVEEAD comes from the coding sequence ATGTCGAACGTTACCATGCGTCAAATGCTGGAGGCCGGTGTCCACTTCGGCCATCAGACGCGCTATTGGAATCCCAAAATGGCCCCGTACATCTTCGGTGCGCGGAGCAATATCCATATCATCAACCTGGAAAAGACCCTGCCCCTGTTCAACGACGCCATGCGTTATTTGGAACAGGTGGCCGCCAACCGTGGCAAGATTTTGTTCGTGGGCACCAAGCGCACCACCCGCAAAGTGGTCGAGGAAGAAGCTTCCCGTTGCGCCATGCCCTATGTCAACGCCCGCTGGCTGGGCGGTATGCTCACCAACTTCAAGACCATCAAGCAATCCGTGTCCCGCATGAAGGACCTGGAAGCCATGCGCGACGATGGCCGCTTGCAGCGCTTCAGCAAGAAGGAAGGTCTGGGCATGATGCGCGAACTGGAAAAGCTGGTGCATAACCTGGGCGGCATCCGCGATATGGACCGCCTGCCGGAGGTGCTGTTCGTGCTGGATGTCGGCTACGAGAAAAACGCCATCGCCGAAGCCCAGAAATTGGGAATCCCGGTGGTCGGCGTGGTCGATACCAATAACAGCCCCCTGGGGATCGATTACATCATCCCCGGCAACGACGATTCCATCCGGGCCGTACAGTTGTATGTGCAGGCCGCCGCCACGGCGATCCTGCAAGGCAAGGTCAACACCCCGGACATCGGCACCGAAGACGAATTCGTCGAGATGGCGGCGGAAAGCGAAACCCGCGTAGAGGCCGAAGTCGAGGAAGCCGACTGA
- the map gene encoding type I methionyl aminopeptidase, whose protein sequence is MSISLKSPLEIEKMRDAGRLAAEVLDMIEPFVVPGVTTEELDQICHDYMVNVQHVIPAPLNYRGFPKSICTSVNHTVCHGIPGPKKLKSGDIVNIDITVIKSGYHGDTSKMFGVGEVPLRAKRLMRVCQEALYLGIQQVRPGGHLGDIGHAIQRHAESHGYSVVQEFCGHGIGKEFHEDPQVLHYGKPGTGPQLEPGMIFTIEPMINLGKRYVKILPDGWTAVTKDHSLSAQWEHTLLVTAQGHEILTLRREEAESFKQDRLKSTGT, encoded by the coding sequence ATGAGCATCAGCCTAAAATCCCCGCTTGAAATCGAAAAAATGCGCGACGCCGGACGCTTGGCCGCCGAAGTGCTGGACATGATCGAACCCTTCGTCGTCCCCGGCGTCACCACGGAGGAGTTGGATCAAATCTGCCATGACTACATGGTCAATGTGCAGCATGTGATCCCGGCCCCCTTGAACTACCGGGGCTTCCCCAAATCGATCTGCACCTCGGTCAACCACACGGTCTGCCACGGCATCCCCGGCCCCAAGAAACTGAAGAGCGGCGATATCGTCAATATCGATATCACCGTCATCAAAAGCGGCTACCATGGCGACACCAGCAAGATGTTCGGGGTGGGCGAGGTGCCGCTCCGGGCCAAGCGCTTGATGCGCGTGTGCCAGGAAGCCTTGTACCTGGGCATCCAGCAGGTTCGGCCCGGCGGCCATCTGGGCGATATCGGCCATGCCATCCAGCGCCATGCCGAATCCCATGGTTATTCGGTGGTGCAGGAATTCTGCGGGCACGGCATCGGCAAGGAATTCCACGAAGACCCCCAAGTCCTACATTACGGCAAGCCGGGCACCGGCCCCCAACTGGAACCGGGCATGATCTTCACCATCGAACCGATGATCAACCTGGGCAAACGCTATGTGAAAATCCTGCCCGACGGCTGGACCGCCGTGACCAAGGACCACAGCCTATCCGCCCAATGGGAACACACCCTCCTGGTGACAGCCCAAGGCCACGAAATCCTGACCCTACGCCGCGAAGAGGCTGAATCGTTTAAGCAAGACCGTCTCAAATCAACCGGCACCTGA
- the glnD gene encoding [protein-PII] uridylyltransferase — protein sequence MIKTYKDRLGRKHAELVDWFRAGTPAAELIRLRSDFLDEILIDCWHRFLGPLAGRLALVAVGGYGRRELHPHSDIDILVLLDTPEPPDPITHRDYQQPLTGFLNFLWDIGLKPAQSVRTVEECLEAAERDQTIITNLTEARLLFGREALFEALASRLGPEHIWPSKEFFEAKMAEQAGRYAKYHDTAYNLEPNIKEGPGGLRDIQIIGWIIKRHYNSRNLQDLLRQGWLTEAEYAELAQAQDFLWQVRFALHVLTKRCEDRLLFEYQKELARQFGYMDPDINVAVERFMQRYFRTVMGLERLNEMLLQLFKEVGLHRDEDFIILPINENFQAVNNYVEVLDPGVFRKRPLALLQIFLLLQQNTSLQGIRASTIRLIRQHLYLIDEDFRRNPEACRLFMSILRQKTGITRQLRRMNRYGVLAAYLPPFGRVVGRMQYDLFHVYTVDEHTLFVIRNLRRFSLPQYRADHPLCTELFELIPKPEILYIAALMHDIAKGSGEDHSTLGATIAQEFCLRHGISARDTELIKWLVQHHLIMSMTAQRKDINDPEIIHQFATAVRGQATLDHLYLLTVADIRATNPNLWNSWKDALLKELYLTTRWVFRRGLTKPLEQAEKIAQVKAESRALLHKLGIPEPIVERVWNTLNDEYFLRYLPEEAAWHTVAISFCGPEDLPLVLLRPVSQRGSAEIFIYAQDQDFIFAHSTAVLEQLGLTIFDAKIITAGGGRVMNSYHILEQTGEPIRDQFRQVQICAKLRECLGRPGDAPIQVQRRESRQIKHFTVATQLYFHEDPQDRYTILELVATDRPGLLSKVGRAFTRCGIRLYNAKISTIGSRAEDIFYITDAGDRPLRQESQRQILRDCIVALVGSH from the coding sequence CTGATTAAAACCTACAAAGACCGCCTAGGCCGCAAACACGCGGAACTCGTCGATTGGTTCCGGGCCGGCACCCCCGCCGCCGAGTTGATCCGCCTCCGCTCGGACTTCCTGGACGAAATCCTGATCGATTGCTGGCACCGCTTCCTCGGCCCCCTGGCCGGGCGCCTGGCCCTGGTCGCGGTCGGGGGCTATGGCCGCCGCGAACTGCATCCCCATTCCGACATCGATATCCTGGTCCTGTTGGACACGCCGGAACCGCCCGACCCCATCACCCACCGCGATTACCAGCAACCGCTGACCGGCTTCCTCAATTTCCTATGGGATATCGGGCTGAAACCGGCCCAAAGCGTCCGCACGGTGGAGGAATGCCTGGAAGCCGCCGAGCGCGACCAAACCATCATCACCAACCTGACCGAAGCCCGGCTATTGTTCGGACGGGAAGCGCTGTTCGAAGCGCTGGCCTCGCGGCTCGGTCCCGAGCATATCTGGCCCTCGAAGGAATTCTTCGAAGCCAAGATGGCCGAGCAGGCGGGCCGCTATGCCAAATACCACGACACCGCCTACAACCTCGAACCCAATATCAAGGAAGGTCCGGGTGGGCTCCGCGATATCCAGATCATCGGCTGGATCATCAAGCGCCATTACAACAGCCGCAATTTGCAGGACTTGCTACGCCAAGGCTGGCTGACCGAGGCGGAATACGCCGAACTGGCCCAGGCCCAGGATTTCCTCTGGCAGGTGCGCTTCGCCCTGCACGTCCTCACCAAACGCTGCGAAGACCGGCTGCTGTTCGAGTACCAGAAGGAACTGGCCCGCCAATTCGGCTATATGGACCCCGATATCAACGTGGCGGTGGAGCGCTTCATGCAGCGCTATTTCCGCACCGTGATGGGCCTGGAGCGGCTCAACGAAATGCTGCTGCAATTGTTCAAGGAAGTGGGCCTGCATCGCGACGAGGATTTCATCATCCTGCCGATCAACGAGAATTTCCAGGCGGTCAACAACTATGTCGAGGTGCTGGACCCCGGCGTGTTCCGCAAGCGACCGCTCGCGCTGCTCCAGATTTTCCTGTTGCTGCAACAGAACACCAGCCTGCAAGGCATCCGCGCCTCCACCATCCGCCTGATCCGCCAGCACCTTTATCTGATCGACGAGGATTTCCGCCGCAACCCGGAAGCCTGCCGTTTGTTCATGTCCATCCTGCGGCAGAAGACCGGCATCACCCGCCAATTGCGGCGCATGAACCGCTATGGCGTCCTGGCCGCCTACCTACCGCCCTTCGGGCGGGTGGTCGGGCGGATGCAATACGATTTGTTCCACGTCTACACGGTGGACGAGCACACGCTGTTCGTGATCCGCAACCTGCGCCGGTTCTCCCTGCCGCAATACCGCGCCGACCATCCGCTCTGCACCGAGCTGTTCGAGTTGATCCCCAAACCGGAAATCCTCTACATCGCCGCCCTGATGCACGATATAGCCAAGGGCAGCGGCGAGGACCATTCGACCCTGGGCGCGACCATCGCCCAGGAATTCTGCCTGCGCCACGGCATTTCCGCCCGCGACACCGAACTCATCAAATGGCTGGTCCAACACCACCTGATCATGTCGATGACCGCCCAGCGCAAGGACATCAACGATCCCGAGATCATCCACCAGTTCGCCACCGCCGTGCGCGGCCAAGCCACGCTGGACCATCTCTACCTCCTGACCGTGGCGGATATTAGGGCCACCAACCCGAACCTATGGAATTCCTGGAAGGACGCCCTGCTCAAGGAGCTTTACCTCACCACCCGCTGGGTGTTCCGGCGCGGCCTGACCAAGCCCTTGGAACAAGCCGAGAAAATCGCCCAGGTCAAGGCCGAGAGCCGCGCCCTGCTCCATAAGCTGGGCATCCCCGAGCCCATCGTCGAGCGGGTGTGGAACACCCTGAACGACGAATATTTCCTGCGCTACCTGCCGGAGGAAGCCGCCTGGCACACGGTCGCCATCAGCTTCTGCGGACCCGAAGACCTGCCCTTGGTGCTGCTGCGCCCCGTGAGCCAACGGGGCAGCGCCGAAATCTTCATCTACGCCCAGGACCAGGACTTCATCTTCGCCCACAGCACGGCGGTCCTGGAACAACTCGGCCTCACCATCTTCGACGCCAAGATCATCACGGCGGGCGGCGGACGGGTGATGAACAGCTACCACATCCTGGAACAAACCGGCGAGCCGATCCGCGACCAATTCCGGCAGGTGCAGATTTGCGCCAAGCTGCGGGAATGCCTGGGGCGTCCGGGGGACGCGCCGATCCAGGTCCAGCGCCGCGAATCGCGCCAGATCAAGCACTTCACCGTGGCCACCCAGCTGTATTTCCACGAAGACCCGCAGGACCGCTACACCATCCTGGAACTGGTCGCCACCGACCGGCCCGGCCTGCTGTCCAAGGTGGGCCGGGCCTTCACCCGCTGCGGCATCCGGCTCTACAACGCCAAGATTTCCACCATCGGCAGCCGGGCCGAGGACATCTTCTACATCACCGACGCCGGGGACCGTCCCTTGCGCCAGGAATCCCAGCGCCAAATCCTCAGGGATTGCATCGTGGCCCTGGTCGGCTCCCATTGA
- a CDS encoding DUF6763 family protein, whose protein sequence is MPTEFLPTPEQWFQDTETGRTFRVVAVDDENESIDIQLDGGDIDSFDFASWRESTLVPVEAPEDATAAFDDMEIDDLGYSDTDRHQPEGLTLDDWLDGRDDD, encoded by the coding sequence ATGCCCACCGAATTCCTCCCCACCCCCGAACAGTGGTTCCAAGACACCGAGACCGGCCGGACCTTCCGCGTGGTCGCGGTGGACGACGAGAACGAATCCATCGATATCCAACTCGACGGCGGCGATATCGATAGCTTCGATTTCGCGTCCTGGCGCGAATCCACCCTGGTCCCGGTCGAAGCCCCCGAGGACGCGACGGCGGCTTTCGACGATATGGAGATCGACGACTTGGGCTATTCCGACACCGACCGCCACCAGCCCGAAGGCTTGACCTTGGACGATTGGCTGGACGGCCGGGACGACGACTGA
- the glk gene encoding glucokinase — translation MLLAGDVGGTKTVLAQYEKSTEGLERVRERLYPSADYASLDEIVADFLSDQSVPLEAACFGVAGPVIDGRCYTTNLPWTIDERSLAATTGVGRVKLLNDLQAMALGLLRLGPEEWADLNPDAEPATGNRAVLAAGTGLGEAILYWDGMNYHPVATEGGHTDFAPNDALEDGLLAYLREKLGGHVSYERILSGPGIANIYAYLRDSGHAPESPELAAALADTDDPAREISRCAMERGDALARASLRVFARIYGAEAGNLVLKCLARGGVLIGGGIAPKILAALTDGEFMEGFCAKGRFAGFMRTVPVRVALNPSTGLLGAADYAARCLL, via the coding sequence ATGCTGTTAGCCGGCGATGTGGGCGGGACCAAGACGGTCCTGGCCCAGTACGAAAAAAGCACCGAGGGCTTGGAGCGGGTCCGCGAGCGGCTCTATCCCAGCGCGGACTATGCCTCCTTGGACGAGATCGTGGCCGATTTCCTCAGCGACCAGAGCGTGCCCTTGGAGGCCGCGTGCTTCGGGGTGGCGGGGCCGGTGATCGATGGCCGCTGCTACACCACCAACCTGCCCTGGACCATCGACGAACGCTCACTGGCGGCCACCACCGGCGTGGGCCGGGTCAAGCTGCTGAACGATTTGCAGGCCATGGCCCTGGGGCTGTTGCGCCTGGGACCGGAGGAATGGGCCGACCTCAATCCCGATGCCGAACCCGCCACCGGCAACCGCGCCGTGCTGGCCGCCGGTACCGGCCTGGGCGAGGCCATCCTGTACTGGGATGGGATGAACTACCACCCGGTGGCGACCGAGGGCGGCCATACCGATTTCGCGCCCAACGATGCTTTGGAAGATGGCCTCTTGGCCTATCTCCGCGAAAAACTGGGCGGGCATGTCAGCTATGAGCGCATCCTGTCGGGTCCGGGCATCGCCAATATCTACGCCTATCTGCGCGATAGCGGCCATGCCCCGGAGTCGCCGGAACTGGCGGCGGCGCTGGCCGACACCGACGACCCGGCCCGCGAAATCAGCCGTTGCGCCATGGAGCGGGGCGACGCCCTGGCGCGGGCCAGCTTGCGCGTGTTCGCCCGCATCTACGGGGCCGAGGCGGGCAATCTGGTGTTGAAGTGCTTGGCGCGGGGCGGGGTGCTGATCGGCGGCGGTATCGCCCCCAAGATCCTGGCCGCGCTGACCGATGGCGAATTCATGGAAGGTTTCTGCGCCAAGGGGCGGTTCGCGGGCTTCATGCGGACGGTGCCGGTGCGGGTGGCGCTCAATCCCAGCACGGGGCTGTTGGGGGCGGCGGACTACGCGGCGCGGTGTTTGCTGTAG